A portion of the Thermosediminibacter oceani DSM 16646 genome contains these proteins:
- a CDS encoding polyprenyl synthetase family protein gives MISTVNPNLDDIPQISKEMKLIENELMRVIEEGDESIRGILKDFFAGGKRLRPKLVLLSGLCFSPVNTKMIYSAVAAELIHTASLIHDDVIDRSDYRRNRPTINYVYGNHTAVLAGDYIFAKAFEVLCRQNLNRCMGYLVEAIQEMCTGEIIQARESPDLTVDEDRYFRTIEKKTASLIAACCKSGADCGKADEVQIEKMGLFGLYLGYAFQIVDDILDITGDTSEMGKPVAHDLEEGKITLPYIYFLRDRVWEAKYRYTLMERNLATDMKYQIIRDLKHSGAITKAYAKAEECVKKAKEILNELPDSIYKQILADLSEKVMLRKR, from the coding sequence ATGATTTCTACCGTGAATCCCAACCTAGATGATATCCCTCAGATATCTAAGGAAATGAAGCTCATTGAAAATGAATTAATGCGGGTCATCGAGGAAGGCGATGAATCGATCCGCGGTATACTGAAAGACTTCTTTGCCGGTGGAAAGCGGCTCAGGCCCAAGCTGGTACTGCTTTCAGGACTTTGCTTTTCTCCTGTAAACACGAAAATGATCTATTCGGCCGTAGCCGCTGAACTAATACATACCGCTTCCCTGATACACGATGACGTGATAGACCGGTCGGATTACAGACGGAACCGCCCCACGATAAATTACGTTTACGGCAACCATACGGCAGTCCTTGCCGGCGACTACATATTCGCTAAAGCTTTTGAAGTGCTCTGCAGACAGAACCTGAATCGGTGTATGGGGTACTTGGTCGAGGCCATCCAGGAGATGTGCACGGGCGAGATCATACAGGCTCGTGAGAGTCCGGACTTAACGGTTGATGAAGATCGCTATTTTAGAACCATAGAGAAAAAAACGGCATCGCTCATCGCAGCCTGCTGCAAATCAGGCGCCGACTGCGGTAAAGCCGATGAGGTGCAGATAGAAAAAATGGGACTTTTCGGCCTCTATCTGGGTTACGCTTTCCAGATAGTCGACGACATCCTGGATATAACCGGCGATACAAGCGAGATGGGGAAGCCCGTAGCTCACGACTTGGAAGAGGGAAAAATAACCCTTCCCTATATATACTTTTTGCGGGACAGGGTGTGGGAGGCAAAATACCGGTATACCCTGATGGAAAGAAACCTTGCGACAGATATGAAGTACCAGATTATCCGTGATCTCAAGCATTCGGGTGCCATCACGAAAGCATATGCAAAGGCCGAAGAATGCGTTAAAAAGGCCAAAGAAATCTTAAACGAACTCCCTGATTCGATTTATAAGCAAATACTGGCGGACCTTTCCGAGAAGGTAATGTTAAGAAAAAGATAA
- the ubiB gene encoding 2-polyprenylphenol 6-hydroxylase, which translates to MRLTQHNAIYLHARRYREIINVIVKYGFGYLLERIGLARLISGDKYRKVRRLTAPERVRLMLEELGPTFVKLGQILATRPDVIPPDYIEEIKKLHDRIPGVGFDRIKEQVERELGIRIEEVFSSFEPQPFAAASIAQVHRAVLKSGQSVVVKVQRPGIERVIKADLDILQSLARLAERHIPESRIYDPVGLVEEFAHALQRELDFTREGWNVERFRRNFEGDYSVYVPRVFWEFTTRRVLTIEYVSGVRVDQLDKIEEMGISRKKIAEKGARAILKQIFAHGFFHADPHPGNILVRPDGRIAFIDFGMMGRIDRYTRYKMADLIKNVVKRDEERIVDILLDIGDAGRQCNIGELQLDVQDMLERYYGRTLKEINMTGLLNEIFATANRYGIKIPPGFALLSKAILTIDGIGRQLYPEFDFIKIAGPFVKQLMKERYSLPYMARVLRANLGEAARSLLLLPDLIGEIYDKVKRESIKIDFEYNGLEKFAFELNRMTNRLVFSMIVAALIIGTSLIIRSNAGPHLQGFPIMGILGFVLAGVLGFGLLISIIKTGIM; encoded by the coding sequence TTGCGGCTCACCCAGCACAATGCCATCTACCTTCACGCCAGAAGGTACAGGGAGATAATCAACGTAATCGTGAAGTACGGCTTTGGATATCTGCTGGAAAGGATCGGACTTGCCCGCCTGATAAGCGGGGACAAGTACCGGAAAGTCAGGAGATTGACCGCTCCCGAAAGGGTCAGGTTGATGCTTGAAGAGCTGGGGCCGACTTTCGTAAAGTTAGGCCAGATTCTGGCCACCAGGCCCGACGTGATACCACCCGATTACATAGAGGAGATTAAAAAGCTGCACGATAGGATTCCCGGCGTCGGGTTCGACAGGATAAAGGAGCAGGTGGAGAGGGAGCTGGGGATAAGGATTGAGGAAGTATTTTCATCTTTTGAACCTCAGCCTTTTGCGGCAGCTTCTATAGCCCAGGTCCACAGGGCTGTTTTGAAAAGCGGGCAGAGCGTTGTGGTGAAGGTGCAGAGACCGGGGATAGAACGGGTTATTAAAGCAGACCTGGATATACTGCAAAGCCTGGCCAGGCTCGCCGAAAGACATATCCCGGAAAGCCGCATATACGATCCGGTGGGGCTGGTGGAGGAATTTGCCCATGCTCTGCAGAGGGAACTGGACTTTACCCGGGAAGGCTGGAATGTGGAGAGGTTCAGGCGAAACTTTGAGGGGGACTATAGCGTTTATGTCCCCAGGGTTTTCTGGGAGTTTACAACCCGCAGGGTTCTTACGATAGAATACGTGAGCGGTGTCAGAGTGGACCAACTTGATAAGATTGAGGAGATGGGAATTTCCAGAAAGAAGATAGCGGAAAAGGGTGCCAGGGCAATTTTAAAGCAAATTTTCGCGCATGGATTCTTCCACGCCGACCCGCACCCGGGCAATATATTGGTACGGCCGGACGGCAGGATAGCCTTCATAGATTTCGGGATGATGGGCAGGATAGACCGTTACACCAGGTATAAAATGGCCGATCTTATAAAAAATGTAGTAAAAAGAGATGAAGAGAGAATCGTCGATATCCTCCTCGATATCGGAGATGCCGGCAGACAATGCAATATCGGGGAACTGCAGCTGGACGTCCAGGACATGCTGGAACGGTATTACGGCAGAACCTTAAAAGAAATAAACATGACGGGACTCCTTAACGAAATTTTTGCCACGGCGAACAGGTATGGTATAAAGATACCTCCGGGGTTCGCACTGCTTTCCAAGGCTATATTGACGATCGACGGCATTGGAAGGCAGCTTTACCCGGAGTTCGATTTTATAAAAATAGCCGGGCCCTTTGTGAAGCAGCTGATGAAAGAACGGTACAGCCTCCCATACATGGCCAGAGTTCTCAGGGCTAATTTGGGTGAAGCGGCCAGGTCTCTTCTACTTTTACCTGACCTGATAGGTGAAATATACGACAAAGTAAAGAGGGAAAGCATAAAGATAGATTTTGAGTACAATGGCCTCGAAAAGTTCGCCTTCGAGCTTAACCGTATGACCAACAGGCTGGTGTTCAGCATGATAGTTGCGGCGCTGATAATCGGAACATCACTGATAATCCGCTCCAACGCCGGTCCCCACCTTCAGGGCTTTCCCATTATGGGGATATTGGGTTTCGTCCTGGCAGGGGTACTGGGGTTCGGCCTATTGATTTCCATAATAAAGACGGGTATAATGTGA
- a CDS encoding TetR/AcrR family transcriptional regulator: MPAAFSEKEKTLIKSRLIAAAEDCLQKYGVKKTSVEHLTKMAGISKGAFYIFYSSKDMLFFEVVEKIQNAIFSQLMENLSKKDSDPKTKFIDAIFKALMLVKNSSLINLIQSNEMEIILRKLPDEVIKKHHSFDSIFIKNLLKVLEIEECGNIDTISAALRAIFVTALYEKQIGEYYHEAIKLLVTGLAEQIFKGNDNWNGGLKNESNRGA, from the coding sequence ATGCCTGCTGCGTTTTCTGAAAAAGAAAAAACTCTAATTAAGAGTAGATTAATAGCCGCAGCTGAAGATTGTTTGCAAAAATATGGAGTTAAGAAAACCAGCGTTGAACATCTCACTAAAATGGCAGGAATTTCAAAGGGAGCGTTTTATATATTCTACAGTTCAAAAGATATGTTATTTTTTGAAGTTGTAGAAAAGATTCAGAACGCAATATTCAGTCAATTAATGGAAAATCTGTCTAAAAAAGATTCTGACCCTAAAACCAAATTTATTGATGCTATTTTTAAAGCTCTTATGCTCGTAAAAAATTCTTCTTTGATTAATCTTATCCAAAGCAATGAAATGGAGATTATTTTGAGAAAGCTGCCGGATGAAGTGATTAAAAAACATCACTCTTTTGATTCTATATTTATAAAAAACCTGTTAAAAGTATTGGAAATCGAGGAGTGTGGCAATATCGATACTATTTCGGCAGCTTTAAGAGCGATTTTTGTTACAGCATTGTATGAAAAACAAATAGGTGAATACTATCACGAAGCTATAAAGCTGTTGGTTACGGGATTGGCAGAACAGATATTTAAGGGGAATGACAATTGGAATGGAGGATTGAAAAATGAAAGTAATCGAGGTGCATAA
- a CDS encoding TDT family transporter: MKMIINKAPIPIAGLMLALAAAGNLVLSYGEVYRNIFGVLSAVIMFLLVVKMCTVPKSLAEGFENPVVAGVMPTFSMSLMILSTYMKPYFYTAAYCLWLLGLSLHAVLMLYFTKKYIFNFNIKKVFPSFFIVYVGIVCGSVTAPVFGMTNFGRFLFWFGFTSYLILLPLIIYRVVVIKGIPEPAVPTIAIFSAPASLCLAGYLNSFQQKNMAMVAFLSILSLVMYISVMLYIPKILKLKFYPSYSALTFPFVITAVAMKGTYAFLTKTGKTIPLFMYLTKFAELWAIGMVLYVLIRYAIFLLKPDDRMLLN, from the coding sequence ATGAAAATGATTATCAACAAAGCACCTATTCCGATAGCCGGGTTGATGCTGGCTTTAGCAGCAGCGGGCAACCTGGTTTTGTCCTACGGAGAAGTATATAGAAATATTTTTGGCGTTTTGTCTGCTGTTATAATGTTTTTGCTCGTTGTAAAAATGTGTACCGTGCCGAAATCCTTGGCAGAGGGCTTCGAAAATCCTGTGGTTGCCGGCGTCATGCCCACGTTTTCCATGAGTTTGATGATTTTATCCACGTATATGAAACCCTATTTTTATACGGCGGCTTACTGCTTATGGCTTCTCGGCTTATCTTTACACGCCGTACTGATGCTTTATTTTACTAAAAAATATATCTTCAACTTTAATATTAAAAAAGTTTTTCCAAGCTTCTTTATTGTCTACGTAGGTATCGTCTGCGGCAGCGTGACTGCCCCGGTATTTGGGATGACAAACTTTGGCCGATTCCTATTCTGGTTCGGCTTCACATCTTATTTAATTTTACTGCCGCTAATAATATACAGGGTTGTAGTAATAAAAGGAATACCGGAACCGGCTGTGCCAACCATTGCTATTTTTTCAGCCCCGGCGAGTCTGTGCCTGGCTGGTTATTTGAATTCTTTCCAGCAAAAAAATATGGCTATGGTCGCGTTTTTAAGCATATTATCGCTGGTTATGTATATTTCAGTGATGCTGTATATTCCTAAAATACTGAAGTTAAAATTCTATCCCAGCTATTCGGCCTTAACATTTCCATTTGTCATTACCGCCGTTGCAATGAAAGGCACATACGCTTTTTTAACAAAAACGGGAAAGACAATTCCGCTTTTTATGTATTTAACCAAATTTGCAGAGCTTTGGGCAATTGGAATGGTCCTTTATGTGTTGATAAGATACGCCATTTTCCTACTGAAACCGGATGATCGAATGCTTTTAAATTAA
- a CDS encoding putative manganese-dependent inorganic diphosphatase: protein MGDVYIFGHKNPDTDSICSAIAYSDFKNLTEKGHNYIPARLGAVSRETQYVLDYFGVTVPRLIENVYTQVSDIQFDEPVNVNKDASIFQAREMMIKHNAGTINIVDDDGKFLGLATLGDISKTYLESSLDFSQYKVPVKNIAETLKGEVLVLKEEVFSGNIFVADMQIDDIQSRIKECDILIAGNRKDVQLMAVKGGIKILVVTGSHEVTDDVLRAAKANGVTVIKAPCDTFDAMKLINQSIPVQYSMKTQDLVTFSLEDTINDVKETMQKYAYRSFPVLDGRKRPVGMLARHHIKDYPRKNVILVDHNEKSQSAEGIEQANILEIIDHHRLGGLETEQPIVFTNRPVGCTATIILRCYEEKNLVPSKEIAGLMCAAILSDTLIFKSPTCTDEDVRAAKKLAGIAGIEIEKFGRAMFEAGTSLEGKTEEEIFFTDFKEFKVGDFKFGVSQVNTFSNASEPLKNRLIQFMEKLRADREYDFLLLMLTDIINESSECLFEGNHDELIKKAFGVDFAGYSFLLPGVVSRKKQVIPRIISAINSLS, encoded by the coding sequence ATGGGCGACGTATATATATTCGGACATAAAAATCCGGACACCGATTCAATTTGTTCTGCAATTGCATACAGTGATTTCAAAAATCTCACTGAAAAAGGCCACAATTACATTCCCGCTAGATTAGGCGCGGTCAGCAGAGAAACGCAATATGTTCTGGACTATTTCGGCGTAACCGTTCCCCGGCTTATAGAAAATGTTTACACACAAGTATCCGATATACAGTTTGATGAGCCAGTAAATGTAAATAAAGATGCTTCAATCTTTCAGGCCAGGGAAATGATGATTAAGCATAACGCCGGGACGATAAACATAGTGGATGACGATGGTAAATTTCTGGGCCTTGCTACGCTGGGGGACATTTCAAAGACCTACTTAGAATCTTCATTAGATTTTTCCCAATATAAAGTACCTGTAAAAAATATTGCAGAAACCTTGAAAGGCGAAGTTCTCGTCTTGAAAGAAGAGGTATTCAGCGGGAATATTTTTGTGGCGGACATGCAGATAGACGATATCCAAAGCCGCATAAAAGAATGCGATATATTGATAGCTGGCAATAGGAAAGATGTTCAACTCATGGCTGTCAAAGGCGGAATAAAAATCCTTGTAGTCACAGGGAGCCATGAGGTAACGGACGATGTATTAAGGGCCGCTAAAGCGAACGGCGTAACGGTGATAAAAGCGCCTTGCGATACGTTTGATGCCATGAAATTGATAAATCAGAGCATACCCGTTCAGTACAGCATGAAAACCCAGGATCTAGTCACTTTTAGTTTGGAAGATACGATTAATGATGTTAAGGAAACAATGCAGAAGTACGCGTACAGAAGCTTCCCTGTTCTGGACGGCCGGAAGAGGCCCGTGGGTATGCTGGCAAGGCACCACATAAAGGATTATCCCAGAAAAAACGTAATACTAGTTGACCATAATGAAAAGTCTCAGTCTGCAGAAGGAATCGAACAGGCGAATATCCTGGAAATCATAGACCACCACAGATTAGGGGGTCTTGAGACCGAACAACCCATCGTATTCACAAACCGGCCCGTAGGCTGCACTGCGACTATAATTTTAAGATGCTATGAAGAAAAGAACCTTGTGCCATCAAAAGAAATAGCAGGCCTGATGTGCGCTGCCATATTATCGGATACCCTCATATTTAAATCGCCCACGTGTACCGACGAAGACGTAAGAGCGGCAAAAAAACTCGCCGGCATAGCCGGTATAGAAATTGAAAAATTCGGAAGGGCAATGTTTGAGGCGGGGACATCTCTGGAGGGGAAAACCGAAGAAGAGATATTTTTTACCGATTTTAAAGAGTTTAAAGTAGGAGACTTCAAATTTGGCGTAAGCCAGGTGAATACTTTTAGTAATGCCTCGGAACCCCTCAAAAACCGCCTGATACAATTCATGGAAAAACTGAGGGCCGACAGGGAGTACGACTTCCTGCTCCTTATGCTGACGGATATAATCAATGAATCTTCCGAGTGTCTGTTTGAGGGTAATCATGATGAACTAATTAAAAAGGCTTTCGGTGTGGATTTTGCTGGATACAGCTTCTTACTGCCCGGTGTTGTTTCCAGAAAAAAGCAGGTTATCCCGAGGATCATATCAGCTATAAATTCTCTTTCATGA
- a CDS encoding OadG-related small transporter subunit, with protein sequence MEVFFETLRLMVIGMAGVFTAISLFYVMIKLMIKLFPRDNKIPADARN encoded by the coding sequence TTGGAGGTTTTTTTTGAGACATTACGGTTGATGGTAATAGGCATGGCCGGCGTATTTACCGCTATATCACTCTTTTATGTTATGATAAAATTAATGATAAAACTCTTTCCGCGAGATAATAAAATCCCGGCGGATGCCCGAAACTGA
- a CDS encoding glycosyltransferase family 4 protein, with the protein MQKIKLLELVRDSEGGMKRHVEQLLWGLDKAKFDIFLALSDDNPDTWNLEKLNVKVHSIKLGDRRSPIAVARSLFDIVRLLKKEGIEIIHAHGLAAAIIGTTAALAAGTPFIVTTVHNFPKENFINRAAGHLLRRNHKIITVSHRMAREISRMWAIPTEKIEVIYNGIDPHLIAKYTGSNGECRQKPVAILNISRLIPDKGVDVFLKACAILVERLSNDGIEVVFYIAGNGPLERELKNLVSNLRLEGRVNFLGFCRDIYRIMQNSDMLVLSSRSEGLSLSLLEAMAMGKPVIATDVGGNPEIIRHGVTGMLVPPDNPRALAEAMEYVIKNPGDAEKMARTACRTVMERYTHEHMIEAVQNLLISLVNQSG; encoded by the coding sequence ATGCAGAAGATAAAACTCCTAGAACTGGTCCGGGACTCCGAAGGTGGCATGAAGCGCCACGTGGAACAGCTCCTTTGGGGTCTCGATAAAGCTAAATTCGACATATTCCTCGCCCTTTCGGACGACAACCCGGATACCTGGAATCTGGAGAAATTAAACGTAAAAGTCCACAGCATTAAACTGGGGGACCGTCGAAGCCCCATAGCGGTGGCAAGATCCCTCTTCGACATCGTCAGGCTTCTCAAAAAAGAAGGGATTGAAATAATTCACGCCCACGGGTTGGCCGCGGCTATAATCGGCACTACTGCCGCCCTCGCCGCCGGTACCCCCTTCATCGTAACAACGGTTCACAATTTCCCGAAGGAAAATTTTATAAACCGCGCTGCCGGACATTTGTTGAGGCGCAATCACAAAATTATAACCGTGTCGCACCGTATGGCCCGAGAGATCAGCAGGATGTGGGCAATTCCCACGGAAAAAATCGAAGTTATATACAACGGCATAGATCCGCATCTTATAGCAAAATACACCGGAAGCAACGGTGAATGCCGGCAAAAACCCGTTGCGATTCTGAACATATCCCGTCTCATCCCGGACAAGGGAGTTGACGTATTTCTTAAGGCCTGCGCCATCCTGGTCGAGAGGCTTTCCAACGACGGTATAGAGGTAGTCTTTTATATAGCCGGTAACGGCCCTCTCGAACGGGAGTTAAAAAATTTAGTATCGAACCTGAGACTGGAAGGAAGGGTGAATTTCCTGGGGTTCTGCCGGGATATATACCGCATAATGCAAAATTCGGATATGCTGGTGCTCTCCTCGCGCAGCGAGGGTTTGAGCCTTTCACTGCTGGAAGCCATGGCCATGGGAAAACCGGTCATAGCCACCGACGTTGGAGGAAATCCGGAAATAATAAGACACGGAGTAACCGGCATGCTGGTGCCGCCCGACAACCCCCGTGCCCTTGCTGAAGCCATGGAATACGTTATAAAAAACCCCGGTGATGCGGAAAAAATGGCCCGTACAGCCTGCCGAACGGTAATGGAACGCTACACCCATGAGCACATGATAGAGGCCGTGCAGAATCTTTTAATTTCCTTGGTAAATCAAAGTGGATAG
- a CDS encoding tetraprenyl-beta-curcumene synthase family protein: MKECFYRFSLLYKFVNRIFPLVDAELKKYTTLAERIPDPVLSHQALESIKEKKFHCQGGSVYALYPGVSQKDMVHFIVSYQTISDYLDNLCDRAGVMEEKAFRQLHLAMIDALLPGESYNDYYKYYPYRNDGGYLTLLVSECKKFISTLPSYTVIREKILFLARLYSDLQVYKHLAPEIRECRMAGWFSNYLDYFPEISGWEFSAAAGSTLGIFMLVAAAADPELDNLEAWKIFQSYFPWICGLHILLDYYIDLDEDKDGGDLNFVSYYQNRIKCLERLKLFYQNSLEESAKLRYPNFHTTVVDGLMAMYLSDPKAFTGGREPLTAELLNRCGFYAKLMHGFCCRLRKTARL; encoded by the coding sequence TTGAAGGAGTGCTTTTATCGTTTCAGCCTTCTATACAAGTTTGTGAACAGAATATTCCCGCTGGTTGATGCGGAATTAAAAAAATATACGACTCTCGCAGAAAGAATTCCGGATCCGGTGTTAAGCCATCAGGCACTGGAGAGCATAAAGGAAAAGAAGTTCCACTGTCAGGGCGGCAGCGTATACGCTCTGTACCCCGGTGTTTCGCAAAAGGACATGGTGCATTTCATAGTGTCGTACCAGACCATTAGCGATTACCTGGACAATTTGTGCGATAGGGCGGGAGTCATGGAAGAAAAGGCTTTCAGGCAGCTTCACCTGGCCATGATCGATGCCCTGCTTCCGGGGGAGAGTTACAACGATTATTACAAGTATTACCCTTACAGAAACGATGGCGGGTACCTTACGTTATTGGTCAGCGAGTGCAAAAAATTTATATCCACTCTGCCCTCTTATACTGTAATAAGGGAGAAGATTCTCTTTCTGGCAAGGCTTTACTCGGATCTGCAGGTATACAAACACCTGGCGCCGGAAATCAGGGAGTGCAGAATGGCCGGTTGGTTCAGCAACTACCTGGATTACTTCCCCGAAATCAGCGGGTGGGAGTTTTCCGCAGCCGCCGGTTCTACGCTGGGAATTTTTATGTTAGTAGCGGCGGCTGCCGATCCGGAACTGGATAACCTTGAGGCCTGGAAAATATTTCAATCGTATTTTCCCTGGATCTGCGGCCTGCATATCCTGCTAGACTACTACATCGACCTGGATGAGGATAAGGATGGCGGCGACCTTAATTTCGTTAGTTACTACCAAAACAGGATAAAGTGTTTAGAACGGTTGAAGCTGTTTTACCAAAATTCCCTGGAAGAATCGGCAAAATTAAGATACCCAAATTTTCATACCACGGTCGTGGACGGCCTCATGGCCATGTACCTCTCGGACCCAAAAGCCTTTACCGGCGGGCGCGAGCCCTTAACGGCGGAGCTTTTAAACCGCTGCGGATTTTATGCCAAGCTGATGCACGGCTTTTGTTGCAGGCTTAGAAAAACAGCCAGGCTTTGA
- a CDS encoding sodium ion-translocating decarboxylase subunit beta — protein MDQLLYGILSLKLSQVIMFLIGGVLIYLAIKKEYEPMLLLPIGFGAILANIPFSSAIGDEGFLTLLFKAGILTELFPVLIFIAVGAMIDFTPLLQQPFMLFFGAAAQFGIFFTMAMAALFGFDLKEAASIGIIGAADGPTSIYVATKFARHLLAPISVAAYSYMSLVPIIQPPVIKLLTTSAERKIRMKPEFNVKISKTVLILFPIVITIIAGIVAPVSVALVGSLMFGNLIRVCGVLDRLSKAAQNELANLVTLLLGITIGSTMTAEQFLNPSTLLIIAMGLVAFIFDTAGGVIFAKILNLFLKNKINPMVGAAGISAFPMSARVIQKLAQQEDPSNFVLMQAVGANVAGQLGSIIAGGLILTLVK, from the coding sequence ATGGATCAACTATTGTACGGCATTCTATCTTTAAAACTATCTCAGGTCATAATGTTTTTAATCGGTGGTGTTCTTATTTATCTAGCTATTAAAAAAGAGTACGAACCAATGCTTTTGCTGCCCATTGGCTTCGGTGCAATTCTGGCTAACATCCCTTTTTCTTCGGCAATAGGCGATGAAGGTTTTTTGACATTACTATTTAAAGCAGGAATACTGACAGAACTATTTCCCGTGTTGATATTTATCGCCGTGGGAGCCATGATCGACTTTACTCCCCTTCTGCAGCAACCCTTCATGCTTTTCTTCGGTGCTGCGGCCCAGTTCGGCATATTCTTTACCATGGCCATGGCGGCTTTATTTGGATTTGATCTTAAAGAGGCGGCATCTATTGGAATAATAGGTGCGGCTGACGGTCCCACTTCGATTTACGTGGCTACCAAATTCGCACGGCATTTACTGGCCCCTATTTCGGTAGCGGCCTATTCCTATATGTCCCTGGTTCCCATCATTCAGCCGCCGGTTATCAAATTGCTGACAACTTCGGCTGAGAGAAAAATTCGTATGAAACCGGAGTTTAACGTAAAAATTTCAAAAACGGTTTTGATTCTCTTCCCCATAGTCATTACCATCATAGCAGGAATAGTTGCTCCCGTAAGCGTGGCCCTCGTCGGTTCCTTAATGTTCGGCAATTTAATTCGTGTATGCGGTGTTTTGGACAGGCTTTCCAAAGCGGCCCAGAACGAACTGGCAAATCTTGTTACGCTTCTTCTTGGAATTACCATTGGTTCAACAATGACCGCAGAACAGTTCTTAAACCCCTCGACATTGCTGATTATAGCTATGGGCCTGGTGGCGTTTATCTTTGATACCGCCGGCGGTGTCATATTCGCAAAAATCCTCAACCTTTTCCTCAAAAATAAAATAAATCCCATGGTCGGAGCAGCGGGTATATCTGCGTTTCCCATGTCCGCCAGAGTTATTCAGAAATTGGCACAGCAGGAAGATCCGTCAAACTTTGTGCTGATGCAGGCAGTAGGTGCTAACGTGGCGGGACAGTTAGGCTCCATTATAGCGGGCGGTTTAATCCTTACACTGGTAAAATAA
- a CDS encoding S41 family peptidase, protein MNKRRFKLIQALLVAVLVFNIFSPEVLAAGGQQDIPPEVDLLMKLSDFIEQNYAGDVDRLQLIQGALRGMVDSLNDPYSEYFSPEELKEFERSTSGNFGGIGIVITTKDGFTTVVSVLEGSPAARKGIKPGDRIVEIDGKDVTKLTTSEVAELLRGNEGTKVSVGILREGEKQILKFDITREIIRVNPIEYRILEKGIGYIKISEFNENTAENIDKALAAFKNSGVRGLVLDLRNNPGGLLDQAVETARRFVPKGLIVKVISKNGNTRAYYSDSAPSPFKLVVLVNGGSASASEILAGAIKDRKAGVIVGERTFGKATVQQLINLGSLGGIKLTIARYVTPSGIDINETGIVPDIEVKQDTSDPTKDFVPLKSTRPLKYGCIGLDVMGLQQHLRFLGLFNGEPDGVFEQRTKKAVEDFQAKKGFPVNGIADEKLLEALDGAVNEALKSREDLQLKKALEVLKGLLTEKTKRAV, encoded by the coding sequence ATGAATAAAAGAAGATTTAAATTGATTCAGGCTTTACTGGTTGCCGTTCTCGTGTTCAATATCTTTTCTCCCGAAGTGCTGGCTGCCGGTGGTCAGCAAGACATTCCTCCAGAAGTAGATCTCCTGATGAAGCTCTCCGATTTCATCGAACAAAACTACGCCGGCGATGTGGACAGGCTGCAGCTGATTCAAGGAGCCTTACGCGGCATGGTCGATTCTCTGAACGATCCGTATTCGGAGTATTTTTCGCCCGAAGAACTGAAGGAATTTGAACGGTCGACCAGCGGAAATTTCGGCGGAATAGGTATCGTTATAACGACAAAGGACGGCTTTACTACCGTGGTTTCTGTGCTGGAAGGCTCTCCCGCGGCAAGGAAAGGAATAAAGCCCGGAGACAGGATAGTGGAAATCGATGGGAAGGACGTGACCAAATTAACCACTTCGGAAGTGGCGGAGCTGTTAAGGGGCAATGAAGGCACGAAAGTTAGCGTAGGGATTCTTAGAGAAGGCGAAAAGCAGATTTTGAAGTTCGATATAACCCGGGAAATAATTAGGGTAAACCCGATAGAATACAGAATTCTGGAAAAGGGCATCGGGTACATAAAAATCAGCGAATTCAACGAAAATACCGCAGAAAACATAGACAAGGCACTGGCGGCTTTCAAAAACAGCGGTGTCAGAGGATTGGTACTGGACCTCCGCAACAATCCCGGCGGGCTTCTGGATCAGGCCGTTGAAACCGCCAGGCGTTTTGTGCCCAAAGGGCTCATAGTAAAGGTTATCTCCAAAAACGGTAATACCAGGGCTTATTACTCCGATTCGGCCCCTTCTCCCTTCAAGCTCGTGGTGCTTGTTAACGGGGGTTCTGCCAGTGCATCGGAGATACTGGCCGGAGCCATAAAAGACAGAAAAGCCGGAGTAATAGTGGGTGAGAGGACCTTTGGCAAGGCAACCGTGCAGCAGCTTATCAACCTGGGGAGTTTAGGAGGCATAAAACTTACCATCGCCAGATACGTCACGCCCAGCGGGATTGATATAAACGAGACCGGCATCGTACCGGATATAGAAGTAAAGCAGGATACCTCCGACCCCACAAAAGATTTCGTGCCGCTTAAGTCCACGAGGCCTCTTAAGTACGGCTGCATAGGCCTTGATGTTATGGGACTTCAGCAGCACCTGCGGTTCCTCGGCCTGTTTAATGGTGAACCCGACGGCGTATTCGAGCAAAGGACCAAAAAGGCGGTAGAAGATTTTCAGGCTAAAAAAGGATTCCCAGTAAACGGAATTGCCGACGAAAAACTGCTGGAAGCTCTTGATGGGGCCGTGAATGAGGCGCTTAAGTCTCGCGAGGATCTACAACTCAAGAAGGCTCTTGAAGTCTTAAAGGGACTTTTAACTGAAAAAACAAAAAGAGCTGTATAA